ATCGCGCGATGGCGCAGGCGCTCGGCTGGGGCAAAGATGGAGCTCAGCTCGCGCCGTTCTACATCGACCTCGAGGCGCCGGTGCCCGACAGCGGCACGCCGAAGCCGGGGCCGCTCAAGGTCCATCTCAAGGACGATCACATGCAGTACGCCATCACCTGGTTCTCGCTGGCCGCCGCGGTCACGATCGCCTTCGGCCTGTGGTGGCGCGGCCAGCGCCGCAGGGCCGATTGAGGTAAGCCCGCGGGCACAGGATCAGGTCGTGAGGCTCGCCTCGGGTCCGTGCGGTGCGGCGTTCTGCTCACCTTTGCGCAGCTTGCCCAACGACCGGCTGATTCTGTCGAGATAGATGTAAACGACCGGCGTCGTGAACAGCGTCATCAGCTGGGAGACGATCAGCCCGCCGACGATGGCAAAGCCGAGCGGCTGGCGCAGCTCCGATCCGGTGCCGGTGCCGATCATCAAGGGAACGCCGCCGAGCATGGCGCACATCGTCGTCATCAGGATCGGGCGGAAGCGCGCCCGGCAGGCCATGTAGACCGATTGCTCGGCGGAGAGATGCTGGTGGCGCTCGGCCTCCAGCGCGAAATCGATCAGCATGATCCCGTTCTTCTGCACGATGCCGATCAGCAGGATGATGCCGACCAGCCCAATCACGTCGAGCCCGAAGCCGAACGCCCACAGCGCGAGCAGCGCGCCGAGCCCGGCGGACGGCAGGGTCGAGAGGATCGTGACCGGATGGATCGTGCTCTCATAGAGCATGCCGAGGATCAGATAGACCGCGACCACCGCGGCCAGGATCAGGATCGGCGTCGACGCGAGCGCCGCCTGGAACGCCTGCGCATTGCCCTGGAAGCTCGTGAGCACGGTCGATGGCACATGCAGATCGGCGGTCGCCTTCTGGATTGCAGCGACCGCGGTCCCCACCGCTGTGCCCGGTGCCAGGTTGAAGCTCAGCGTCACCGAGGGAAACTGGCTCTGGTGGTTCACCGCGAGCGGCGCGGTGCCGTAGTCGATGCTCGCGATCTGGCTCAGCGGCACCATCGTCCCCGCGGACGAGCGGACGTAGATGCGGTTGAGCGCGTAGGGCCCGAGCTGGAACGACGGATCGACCTCCAGGATCACGTAGTAGGTGTTGAGCGTCGTGAACAGCTGGGCGACGTGACGCTGGCCGAATGAGTCATAGAGCGTGTTGTCGACCGCGGCCGGATCGATGCCGAGACGCGAAGCCGCGTCCCGGTCGATCTGCAGCTTGAGCTGGCGCGCGGCGTTGGCCTGGTCGGTGGCGACGTCGGCCAGCTCGGGCAGCGTCTTCAGCTTCTGATACAGCTTGCCGGCCCACAGATTGAGCTCGTCCTGATTCACGTCGGTGAGGGTGAACTGATACTGCGTCTTGGACAGGCGGCTGGCGAGGTTGATGTCCTGCGTCGCCTGCATGAACACCGACATCCCCTTGATCTTCTGCAGCGCGGTGTCGAGCTGCCGGATCACCTGATCGGCAGACGCATCGCGCTCGGCTGGCGGCTTCAGCAGCACGAACAGGCGGCCGTTGTTCTCGGTCACGGTCGGGCCGCCCGGTCCGATATAGCCGGTCGCATTGGCGACCGATGGGTTCTTCGCGATGACATCGATGACGCTGCGCTGCAGTGCCGCCATCTGCGCCGGCGAGACGTCGGCCGAGGCCTCCGTGATGCCGGTGATCATGCCGGTGTCCTGCTGGGGAAAAAAGCCCTTTGGGATGCCCACGAACAGCAGGCCGGTCGCGACGACGCTCGCGAGCATGATCGACAGTGTCGTGGCCTTGTAGCGCAGCGCTACAGCGAGCACCGCCTCGTACGCGCCCTGGATCGCAACGAAGCCGCGCTCCAGCGCGCGCGACACCACGCCGGCATTGGCGCCCTGGTGCGGTGCCAGCAGATACGCGCACATCATCGGCGTCAGGGTCACCGAGACGACCACCGACACCACGATGGCAACGCACACCGTGACGGCGAATTCCTGGAACATGCGGCCGATCACCCCGCCCATCAGCAGCAGCGGAATGAACACCGCGATCAGCGAGACCGAGATCGAGATGATGGTGAAGCCGATCTCGCCGGCGCCCTTCAGTGCGGCCTGCATTGGCGAGAGGCCTTCCTCGATATGCCGCGAGATGTTCTCGATCATCACGATGGCATCGTCGACGACGAAGCCGACCGCGATCGACAGGCCCATCAGCGACAGATTGTCGAGGCTGTAGTTGAGCAGATACATCACGCCGAAGGTGCCGATCAGCGAGATCGGGACCGAGACCGCGGGGATGATGGTCGCCCACAGATTGCGCAGGAACAGGAAGATCACGCCGACCACCAGCGCAATGGTCAGCGCCAGAGTGAGCTGAACGTCGGCGACGCTGGCGCGGATGGTCTGCGTGCGGTCGGAGGCGATCTGGACCTTGATGTCGGACGGCAGGCTCGACACCAGCTGCGGCAGCAGCTTCTTGATACCGTCGACCGTGCTGATCACGTTGGCGCCGGGTTGGCGCTGGATCGCGAGGACGACCGCCGGCTTGTCGTTGTACCAGCCATGCAGCGTGACGTCCTCGGCCGCCACGATCGCGTGCCCGATATCGCGCAAGCGAACCGGCGCGCCGTTGCGATAGGCGATGATCAGATCGTCATACTTGCTAGCAACCAGAACCTGGTCGTTGGTGGCGAGCGTGTAGGCCTGCTGGCTGCCGTAGAGTACGCCCTTGGGCTGGTTCACGGTGATGTTGCCGAGCGTGGTGCGCAATTGCTCGAGATCGAGCCCCGCGGCGGCGAGCTTGGCCGGATTGACCTGTACCCGGATCGAGGGCTTCTGCATGCCGCCGATGGTGACGAGCGAGACACCCGGCACCTGCGACAGTTTCTGCGCCAGGATACTGTCGGCATAGTCGTCGACCTTGGTCAGCGGCTCGGTGTCCGACGTCAGCGCGATCAGCAGCACCGGCACGTCGGCCGGATTGACCTTGTGGAAGGTCGGTGGCGACGGCATCGTCTTGGGCAATTGCCCCGATGCGGCATCGATCGCGGTCTGCACGTCCTGCGCGGCTGCATCGACGCTGCGGTTCAGCGCGAATTGCAGCGTGATCTGGGTGTTGCCGAGCCCGCTGCTCGAGCTCATGCCGGTGAGGCCGGCGATCTGGCCGAATTGCCGCTCCAGCGGCGTCGCGACCGAGGAGGCCATGGTCTGCGGATCGGCGCCGGGCAATTGCGCGGTGACCTGGATGGTCGGGGTATCCACCGTCGGCAGCGCCGAGACCGGCAGCCGCACGAAGGCGATCATGCCGACCAGCACGATGGCAATTGCGAGGAAGGCGGTGGCGACGGGCTTGCGGATAAATCCTGCGGAGATATTCATGGCAGCATGCCTGCGCTTGCGGTGGTTGCGTCCTGGACCTGGTCCGTCTTGTCGTCGGGCACGATCTCAACCGTTGTCCCCGGATTGAGCCGGTACTGGCCCGCGGTGACCACGATCTCGTTCGCCGCGAGGCCCTGCTCGATCAGGACCTGCCCGTCGCGCGATTGCCCGGTCGTGACATTGCGGATGCTGACGACGTTGTTCGCTCCGACAACATAAGCGAAGCTGCCGTCCGGACCCTGGCGCACCGCCGTCAGTGGCACCGTCAGCGCGTCATGGCGAATCGCGATCGTCAGATGGACGTTGACGAAGGCGCCGGGCCACAGCGTGTTGCCGGCATTGGGAAACGATGCCTTCAGCTGCACCGTGCCGCTTGAGCTGTCGACCTGGTTGTTGATCAGCATCAGGGTGCCGTGGTCGAGCTTGCGCTTGTTCTGTGCATCATAGACGTCGACCGACGCGTCCCCGGATGCCAGCGCCTGCCGCACGCCTGCGATCTCGCCGGACGGCAGTGTGAAGATCACCGCGATCGGCTGCAGCTGGGTCAGGACCACGAGCCCGTTGGTGTCGGTCGGGTGCACGATGTTGCCGGGATCGATGCGGCGGATACCGGTGACGCCGTCGAACGGCGCCGTGATCGTGGCGTAGCTCAGCTGGGTCTGCGCGGCTTCCAGCGCCGCCTTGTCGAGCGCGACGGTGCCTTCGCCCTGCGCGACCTGCGAATCCTGGGTATCGAGCAATTGCTGGGTGGCAAAGCCGCGATTGGCGAGCGGCTGGGTTCGCGCCAGATTGGTCCTGGCGTTCTTCAGGCTCGCCTCGTCGCGCGCCAACGCGGCCTCGGCCTGGTCGACCTGGGCCTCGTAGACCCGCGGGTCGATCCTGGCGAGCACATCGCCGCGCTTGATCTGCTTGCCCTCGACGAAATCGACGCTGTCGAGCGTACCCTGCACCTGGGTGCGTATGGTGGCGGTGTTGATCGGCGTCACCGTGCCGAGGCCTTCGAGCACGATCGGCACATCGTGCTGCAGCACCTTCGCCGCCGTCACCGGAACGACTGATGTGGTGGTGTTCGACTGGGACGCCGGTGCATGGTCCGTCGCGCGGTCCGGTCGATGCAGGACGTAAGCGCCGGCGCCGATTGCGGCGGCGGCCACCAGGCCGGCGGTCGCGATCTTGAAGGTCTTCGATCTCATGGCTCACCAGCTCCATCGGTTGTCCGGCGGCCGATCGTGGCGACCAGCTCCAGGACGAAGGTTTCAGTTGCACTCGCCGCGGCCGCCTCGGCCCCGCGGCCGGCGGTCAGGTCGAGGTGGATGATGCGTGCGTCGAGATCGGCGGCGCGCAGCGCACCGATCAGGCTGGCCTGCGGCGCATCGTCGTTGCGGTGAACGACGAGCCGGATCGCGGTCACCGTCGGCACGATGTGAAACGGCAGCGCGTCGGTGGCAGCGTCGATCGCGACAATGCCGCCGCAGGGCAGCTCGCCCCGCAGCGCCAGTTCGAGCATGTGCCGCGCGACCGATCCTTCGCCGAGCAGGATCAGCTGCCGCGGGATCATGCCGACGCGATCGAGCGCGTCGGCGACGCTGCTCAGGATGCCGGCATAGCTTGCCTCGCGGAGCTCGATCGGCAACCACGTCGCAAGCGGCGTCAGCCGGCGCCAGCGCGCGAAGGTTTCCGGCACGGCGATGGACGCCGCATCGGGGGCGGCCAGAACGCCGACCAGCACGGGCGTTGCGGCGCGACGGGGCCGGGTTGCGATTGCGCTGTGCGGGCTTCCGGACATGCCCGGAAGCTGGGCCCTGGCCTGATATTATTCAAATGAATTGTCTTTATCCGCCAATTCATGTCGTGCATGATGACGGCATGCGGCTGCGCAATCTCGATCTCAATCTCCTGCTGGTGTTCGACGCCGTGATGCGCGAGCGCAGCGTGGTGCGCGCGGCCGGCACGCTTGCCATCAGCCAGCCCGCCGTGAGCCACGCGCTGAACCGGCTGCGTCATGCGCTGAAAGACCAGCTGTTCGTCCGCACGCCGTCCGGCATGCTGCCGACGCCGCGGGCCGAAGCGCTCGCGCTGCCGGTCCGCAAGGCGCTGAGCGAGCTGCAACTCGCGGTCGAGGGCGATCGCTTCGATCCGGCGCGGGCGGAGCGGCGTTTCAGCATCGCCGTCAACAACTATGCCGCGGTGGTCGCAGCCGGTTCGATCATCGCGGCGGTGCGCGCGCAGGCACCCAAGGTGCGGCTGACGCTGGTGCCGAGCGGGACGCTCAATCTCGCCGACAGTCTCGATCGCGGCGAGCTCGATCTTGCGATCTCCGCCCGCGCACTGGAGGGCGAACGCTTTGCCTCCTGCCGGCTGATCGAGGACCGCTTTGTCGCGGTGCTGCGGGTCGGTCATCCGGCCTTGCGCAAGAAGCTGACCGGGGAGACGCTGGTCGAGCTGCCGCACCTTGCGATCACCTCCAGCGGCGAAGATCTGGATTTCATCGATGCCTGGCTGCGGGCGCGCAAGGCGAGCCGCATCATTGCCTCCGATGTGCCGTATCTGTCCGCCGGCGCGGTCCTGGTGCAATCGAACATGGTCGCGATCCTCGGGCGCAAGCTCGCGCTCGAATTCCGCCGCGCCTATCCGATCGAAATGCGGGAGCTGCCGTTCGACGCATCGAAGCTGCAAAGCGTCATGAGCTGGCACCGCCGCTTCGACGATCTGCCGGCGCACCGTTGGCTCAGGGACACGATCATTGCCGCGACGCGCGGCATTTGATCTCTGGCGAGACGATCCGGAATCGATACGCCTGCGCCGATCTGTGGCGCGGGCGTATCGCAGGAGACCTCCGCTCTTCGTCAGTGGCCAACAGGGGCGGGGCCGCCGAGCTTGATCTTGCGCAGGGTCAGCGCCAGCGGGATCGCCGACAATGCGATCAGCATCAGCACCCAGAACGCATCCATGTAGGACAGGAACGAGGCCTGGGTCTGCACCTGCTGGCCGATCCACTGGACCGCCTGTTGATGCGCCTGCGCCAGCGCATTGCCCTGGGCGACGAAGTAGTCGGTGACCTGGTGCAGCGTGTCCTGATATTGCGGGCTCGACGGCGTCACCTGCTCGACCAGCCGGCTCTGGTGGAACTGCTGGCGATGCGTCAGCACGTTGGAGACGAGCGAGACGCCGATCGAGCCGCCGGTGTTGCGCGCCGCATTGATCAGCGCGGAGGCCTGGTCGGTCTTCCCGGCGGGGATACCGTCATAGGACGCCGTCATGATCGGAATGAAGATCAGCGGCAGGCCGACGCCGATCAGCATGCGCGAGCGCGCCATGAACCAGAAGCCGAGATCGCCGTACACGTTGGTCATGCTGTACATCGAGGCCGCAATCACCAGCGCGCCGACGATGATCAGATATTTCGGCTGCACCTTGGCGGCGAGCCGGCCGACCACGAACATCATCAGCATGGTGACGACGCCGCCGGGCGAGAGCACGAGGCCGGCCCAGGTCGCGGTGTAGCCGAAATCCTGCTGCACCAGCTGCGGCAGGAACTGGGTGGTCGCAAGCAGGATGGCGCCGGTCGCCAGCATCACCAGGAAGCTCGCGCCGAACTGCCGGGTCGCGACCATCCTGAGGTCGATCATCGGATTGCGGCGGGTCATCTCCCACGGGATCATCAGCACGAACGCCGCGGCACAGATCGCCGCTGACGCGACGATGAAGGACGATCCGAACCAGTCGTCCTCGAGGCCGCGATCGAGCGTCACCTCGAGCGCGCCGAGGAAGGTCGCCACCAGCGCGAAGCCGATGAAGTCAAATGTATTGTCCGTCTGCGCGTCCTGCTGCGCGCCCTTGGTCTTCGCAGGCTCCCGCAGCACCGCGGCGATCGCGATCGTCGCGAACAGCCCGACCGGCGCGTTGATCAGAAAGCACCAGTGCCAGGACAGATTGTCGGAGAGCCAGCCGCCGAGCGTCGGGCCGACCACCGGCGCCACCACCACGGCGATGCCGAACACCGCAAACGCCTGGCCGCGCTTGGCCGGCGGGAACGCATCCGCGAGGATCGACTGCGCCACCGGCACCATGCCGCCGCCGCCGAGACCCTGCAGGATGCGGAACAGCAGCAGCGCGTTCAGATTGGGCGCGAAGCCGCACAGGATCGAGCTGACGGTGAAGATACCGAGGCAGATCAGGAAGAACGTCTTTCGCCCCAGCATTTTGGCGAGAAAGCTGGAAGCGGTCAGGATGATGGCGTTGGACACCAGATAGGAGGTGACCACCCAGGACGCTTCGTCCTCGCTCACGCCCATACCGCCTGCGATGTAGGGCAGCGCCACGTTGGCGATGGTGGTGTCGAGCACCTCCATGAAGCTCGCGAGCGCGACCACGATGGCGATCAGCCAGGGATTGACGGCAACGCTCGGAGTAGGGAGGCTTTTGACATCGATTGTTGCGGCACTCATGACAGCCTCCCCGGATCAGAGCTTTCCAAGCCGCTCGAGCAGGGACGGCGCCGGATCGATCCGCACCGTCGGGACGACGGACATGCCCGGGCCGAGCGCGACGTCGGTCGGCGGGTTGTCCATCACGATTTTCACCGGCACGCGCTGCACGATCTTGACGTAGTTGCCGGTAGCGTTCTGCGCCGGCAGCAGCGAGAACGCGGTGCCCGATCCAGGCTGCACGCTTTCGACATGGCCCTGGATCGTGCGGCCGGGATAGGCGTCGATCTTCAGCGTGACCTTCTCGTTCGGCCGCATCTGGTCGAGCTGGATCTCCTTGAAGTTCGCGGTGACCCAGGTCTGGTCGGGCACGAACATCGTGAGGTTGGTGCCGGCCTGCGCGAACTGGCCGACGGCGGCCGACAAATTGACGACGCGGCCGGGCTGCGCGGCGGTGACCGTCGTGTAGGAGAGATTAAGTTGCGCCTGGTCGCGCTGTGCCTCGGCCTGGGCGAGGTTGGCGACCGCGCTCTTGCGCTGCGCTTTCAGCGATTCGACCTGGCGCTGCGCGAGGTTGAGCGTCGCCTGCGCGCTCAGGAGTGAGGCCTGCTGCTGATGCAGCTGCGAGGTGTACTGCTCTGAATTCTGCACCGTGCCGTAGCCGGTCTGCTCCAGATGCTGGTAGCGCGTCGCCTGCTGCTGGGCGAAGGTCAGCGCCGCCTGCGCCTGGTCGACCTGGGCCTGGTTGGCTGCGATCTGCGCCTGCTGCACGTCGAGCTGCGCGTCGACATTCTGGATGCTGGCCTGCGCGGCCGCGACCTGGGCTTCGGCCTGCGCCAGCGCCACGCGATAGTCGCGGTCATCGATGCGCGCGATCACGTCGCCGGCGACAACATGCTGGTTGTCGGTGACCGGCACGGCCGTGAGATATCCCGACACCTTCGGGGCCAGCGCGAACTGCCGCGCCGCGATGAAGGCGTCGTCGGTGGATTCGAAATGCCCGCTGTAGTCCATGTAGAGATAGCCGCCGCCGAGCGTGGCGGCGAGCAACACGGCGCCGATCGCGGAGACCACCGGCCGGCGGCGCAGGAAGCCGCGTCGCTGCGGGCTCATCTCCGGCGGGATTGTTGCCGGCGGGGCGGGCTGCTTGCTTGCGGGGCGCTCCTGCGCCGGCGCCCGCGCGGTGATCTCCGGCCGCTCGGATGTGATGGTGGGCTCGTGTGCGGCCGGCGCCGAAGGCGAACCCTCGACGCTCTCGTGCCCTCCCTGGTCGCGCTCCAAAACAGTGTCTTCGAACATGATGGCTGCTCCTGCTGTCGGGCGAGGTCTACAAGGCCTTCGCAAAAAGGAACGATACCGTTCCGTTCTGTGCGACAAATAGTCCTGCTGCGGTGCAGCGTCAATAGAAACGGAACTGTACCGTTCTATTTACAACTAGATGTGATGGGGCTATATTGCCTGACGTTGCCGGCCGGACCGGCCCATGGAACCCGGGGAAGACTGATGACCACCAGTACCCTGAAGATGCCGCGGGCGCCCAAGAGCAGGCCGGCGACCAGGCCGGTCGAGGTCCGCGCCGGCCGGCCGCCGAAGGAATTGGCCGGCGAGGTCGATGCGCGCATCCTCGATGCCGCGCGCAAGGTGTTTCTGCAGCGCGGGTTCGAAGGCGCCAGCATCGACGAGATCGCGGAGGCCGCGCGCTCCGGCAAGCGCACCATCTATGCGCGCTTCCGCGACAAGCGGGCGCTGTTCACCGAAGTGGTGACGAGGGACATCCTGTCGCGTATCGCCGAATTCAAGGCGGACGCGCCGCTCGGCGCGACGGTCGAGGAGCGCCTCACCAGCGTTGCCTCGACCCTGCTGCACTGGGGGCTCGACGCCGACCGGATCGGCCTGATGCGGCTTGCCATCGCGGAGGCGCATCGCTTCCCGGATCTCGCCGCCACCGTCAACCGCAGGGCGCGCGCGCTCGCCACCGAGCTCGGCGTTCACCTGCTGCGCGAGCTGACGCAATCCGACGAGCTCGGCAAGCTGCCGGCCTTCGCGCCCGAGCACCTGCCGACCACCGCGCGCCTGTTCCTCGACATCATCGCGGTGCCGATGTTGATGCGGGCGCTGTACGAAGTCGACCTCAAGACGCTCGATCCCGAGCTCGACGAGCACGTCGCACGCGGCGTCTCGTTCTTCGTCGCGGGGTGCAGAACCGGCTGGGTGGAGCCGCGCCAACAGTAGGCGCGAGCCTCAGCCCGGCGCGCGCTCCACCGCGTGGCGCAGCCAGACCATGCCGCCTTCCAGCGTCTCGCAGTGGGTGAGCCGGAGCGATTGGCCGGCTCCGGGACGGTCGCCCTCGGGGCCATGATAGTCGACGATGCACTGCGATCCGGCGACGCCGTCGACCGCCGGATGAATCAATGTGCTGAACTCGTCGATCAGCCCGTGCTTCAGAAACGCGCCGTTGATCCCGCCGCCGCCCTCGAGCAGCAGCGTCTTCGCGTCGAACAGCGCCGCGAGCTGCGCCATCGCGCCCGCCAGATCGTCGCCCTTGGGGCCTGCAAAGATGTAGGACGCGCCGTCCTCGCGCAGCTCGGCGAGATGATTGTCGGAGACCTGCTCGCCGAGCACCGCCACGGCATGATCGCCGCCGACATTGTCCTTGCCGAAATGCACCCGGCCCGACGGATCGATGCCGACAGCAAGCTTGCGGCCATTGCGGTTGCCAAGATGCGGCTCGCGCGGCTGCTTCGGTGGGTTGGCGATGTGCCGCTCCGTTCCCTTGGCCATCTCGTTCATGGTGACGCGGCCGATGATCCATCCATCGGCGTTGAAGCCGTCATGAATCCGTTCGTAGTGGGCGCGCAGCACGTCGACCGGGATGCCGGCGGCAGCCTTGGTGAAGCGGCTGGGATGAAGCCGGCCGTCGATCGACGTACCCATGTGACAGATGATGTGGGGTCGCATTGGCTCAACTCTTGTAGGGAATGACAGTGCCGCGGGGTGCGGCAGGTCCAGATCTAGAGAGCCGCAATCGGGTTCTCAACGCCGATAACGCAGCGGTGTTTCAGTTTCTGAAATGTGCGGAATCCGCCGGTTCCAGTCTCGCAGGGCGCGCGTCAAACGTGCTCGTTTTAAGAACAAAGCCCGTCACGGCGAGTTGGTGCACAGTTCTGGCGAGGAAGGGAGACGACCATGAGAATTTCTGCATCGCTTGCATTGTTATCCGCTTTCGCGCTGATTTTCGCCTTCGACGGTGGTGCGGCACAAGCACAGTCCACTCCCGTTCAACAGGCACAGACGCCTCAGCAGTCGGAGCAATCCCGTGAACAGGATCGCAATCGCGCAGAGGACGTCAAGATCGGGCGCGACTGGAAGGCCGTGGGCGGCGAAGATGACCACGCCAATCAGACTGCACCGAATGAGGATCACCAGACCGTTGGCCGCGACTGGCGGGCGCATCCCGAAGACCGGGACCGCCAATAGGCTATCAGACTATCGTGGCAGGTTTGGCCCTGCCTGGTGCGCAGCGTGAC
This Bradyrhizobium sp. CCBAU 53421 DNA region includes the following protein-coding sequences:
- a CDS encoding RibD family protein, which encodes MRPHIICHMGTSIDGRLHPSRFTKAAAGIPVDVLRAHYERIHDGFNADGWIIGRVTMNEMAKGTERHIANPPKQPREPHLGNRNGRKLAVGIDPSGRVHFGKDNVGGDHAVAVLGEQVSDNHLAELREDGASYIFAGPKGDDLAGAMAQLAALFDAKTLLLEGGGGINGAFLKHGLIDEFSTLIHPAVDGVAGSQCIVDYHGPEGDRPGAGQSLRLTHCETLEGGMVWLRHAVERAPG
- a CDS encoding TetR/AcrR family transcriptional regulator codes for the protein MTTSTLKMPRAPKSRPATRPVEVRAGRPPKELAGEVDARILDAARKVFLQRGFEGASIDEIAEAARSGKRTIYARFRDKRALFTEVVTRDILSRIAEFKADAPLGATVEERLTSVASTLLHWGLDADRIGLMRLAIAEAHRFPDLAATVNRRARALATELGVHLLRELTQSDELGKLPAFAPEHLPTTARLFLDIIAVPMLMRALYEVDLKTLDPELDEHVARGVSFFVAGCRTGWVEPRQQ
- a CDS encoding LysR family transcriptional regulator, with the translated sequence MNCLYPPIHVVHDDGMRLRNLDLNLLLVFDAVMRERSVVRAAGTLAISQPAVSHALNRLRHALKDQLFVRTPSGMLPTPRAEALALPVRKALSELQLAVEGDRFDPARAERRFSIAVNNYAAVVAAGSIIAAVRAQAPKVRLTLVPSGTLNLADSLDRGELDLAISARALEGERFASCRLIEDRFVAVLRVGHPALRKKLTGETLVELPHLAITSSGEDLDFIDAWLRARKASRIIASDVPYLSAGAVLVQSNMVAILGRKLALEFRRAYPIEMRELPFDASKLQSVMSWHRRFDDLPAHRWLRDTIIAATRGI
- a CDS encoding biotin/lipoyl-binding protein, producing the protein MFEDTVLERDQGGHESVEGSPSAPAAHEPTITSERPEITARAPAQERPASKQPAPPATIPPEMSPQRRGFLRRRPVVSAIGAVLLAATLGGGYLYMDYSGHFESTDDAFIAARQFALAPKVSGYLTAVPVTDNQHVVAGDVIARIDDRDYRVALAQAEAQVAAAQASIQNVDAQLDVQQAQIAANQAQVDQAQAALTFAQQQATRYQHLEQTGYGTVQNSEQYTSQLHQQQASLLSAQATLNLAQRQVESLKAQRKSAVANLAQAEAQRDQAQLNLSYTTVTAAQPGRVVNLSAAVGQFAQAGTNLTMFVPDQTWVTANFKEIQLDQMRPNEKVTLKIDAYPGRTIQGHVESVQPGSGTAFSLLPAQNATGNYVKIVQRVPVKIVMDNPPTDVALGPGMSVVPTVRIDPAPSLLERLGKL
- a CDS encoding efflux RND transporter periplasmic adaptor subunit encodes the protein MRSKTFKIATAGLVAAAAIGAGAYVLHRPDRATDHAPASQSNTTTSVVPVTAAKVLQHDVPIVLEGLGTVTPINTATIRTQVQGTLDSVDFVEGKQIKRGDVLARIDPRVYEAQVDQAEAALARDEASLKNARTNLARTQPLANRGFATQQLLDTQDSQVAQGEGTVALDKAALEAAQTQLSYATITAPFDGVTGIRRIDPGNIVHPTDTNGLVVLTQLQPIAVIFTLPSGEIAGVRQALASGDASVDVYDAQNKRKLDHGTLMLINNQVDSSSGTVQLKASFPNAGNTLWPGAFVNVHLTIAIRHDALTVPLTAVRQGPDGSFAYVVGANNVVSIRNVTTGQSRDGQVLIEQGLAANEIVVTAGQYRLNPGTTVEIVPDDKTDQVQDATTASAGMLP
- a CDS encoding DHA2 family efflux MFS transporter permease subunit, which translates into the protein MSAATIDVKSLPTPSVAVNPWLIAIVVALASFMEVLDTTIANVALPYIAGGMGVSEDEASWVVTSYLVSNAIILTASSFLAKMLGRKTFFLICLGIFTVSSILCGFAPNLNALLLFRILQGLGGGGMVPVAQSILADAFPPAKRGQAFAVFGIAVVVAPVVGPTLGGWLSDNLSWHWCFLINAPVGLFATIAIAAVLREPAKTKGAQQDAQTDNTFDFIGFALVATFLGALEVTLDRGLEDDWFGSSFIVASAAICAAAFVLMIPWEMTRRNPMIDLRMVATRQFGASFLVMLATGAILLATTQFLPQLVQQDFGYTATWAGLVLSPGGVVTMLMMFVVGRLAAKVQPKYLIIVGALVIAASMYSMTNVYGDLGFWFMARSRMLIGVGLPLIFIPIMTASYDGIPAGKTDQASALINAARNTGGSIGVSLVSNVLTHRQQFHQSRLVEQVTPSSPQYQDTLHQVTDYFVAQGNALAQAHQQAVQWIGQQVQTQASFLSYMDAFWVLMLIALSAIPLALTLRKIKLGGPAPVGH
- a CDS encoding efflux RND transporter permease subunit yields the protein MNISAGFIRKPVATAFLAIAIVLVGMIAFVRLPVSALPTVDTPTIQVTAQLPGADPQTMASSVATPLERQFGQIAGLTGMSSSSGLGNTQITLQFALNRSVDAAAQDVQTAIDAASGQLPKTMPSPPTFHKVNPADVPVLLIALTSDTEPLTKVDDYADSILAQKLSQVPGVSLVTIGGMQKPSIRVQVNPAKLAAAGLDLEQLRTTLGNITVNQPKGVLYGSQQAYTLATNDQVLVASKYDDLIIAYRNGAPVRLRDIGHAIVAAEDVTLHGWYNDKPAVVLAIQRQPGANVISTVDGIKKLLPQLVSSLPSDIKVQIASDRTQTIRASVADVQLTLALTIALVVGVIFLFLRNLWATIIPAVSVPISLIGTFGVMYLLNYSLDNLSLMGLSIAVGFVVDDAIVMIENISRHIEEGLSPMQAALKGAGEIGFTIISISVSLIAVFIPLLLMGGVIGRMFQEFAVTVCVAIVVSVVVSVTLTPMMCAYLLAPHQGANAGVVSRALERGFVAIQGAYEAVLAVALRYKATTLSIMLASVVATGLLFVGIPKGFFPQQDTGMITGITEASADVSPAQMAALQRSVIDVIAKNPSVANATGYIGPGGPTVTENNGRLFVLLKPPAERDASADQVIRQLDTALQKIKGMSVFMQATQDINLASRLSKTQYQFTLTDVNQDELNLWAGKLYQKLKTLPELADVATDQANAARQLKLQIDRDAASRLGIDPAAVDNTLYDSFGQRHVAQLFTTLNTYYVILEVDPSFQLGPYALNRIYVRSSAGTMVPLSQIASIDYGTAPLAVNHQSQFPSVTLSFNLAPGTAVGTAVAAIQKATADLHVPSTVLTSFQGNAQAFQAALASTPILILAAVVAVYLILGMLYESTIHPVTILSTLPSAGLGALLALWAFGFGLDVIGLVGIILLIGIVQKNGIMLIDFALEAERHQHLSAEQSVYMACRARFRPILMTTMCAMLGGVPLMIGTGTGSELRQPLGFAIVGGLIVSQLMTLFTTPVVYIYLDRISRSLGKLRKGEQNAAPHGPEASLTT